The window TCTACGAGAGCACCGCGGCGGCGGCGGTTGTCGGGCGCACGCTCGTGGCCACCGACGATGGGCGAATTCTGGACGCGGTCCGGGGTTTCAACGGGGAGGCGGTGATGACCTCCGGTAAGCACGTGAGCGGAACCGACCGCTTGGCCGAGGTGGCCGCCGGCCTTGACGCGGAGTGGATCGTCAACGTCCAGGGCGACCTCCCGTTCGTTCAGCCGGAGACCATCCGTGCGAGCGTGGACTGTCTGCTGCGGGATCCGGCCGTGCCCATGGCCACGGCGTGTACCCCCATCACCTCGGAGAACGAGTTTCTCGATCGGAACGTGGTCAAGGTGGTGATCGACCAACAGGGCTTCGCCTGTTACTTTTCACGCGCGCCCATCCCCTTCCACCGGGAGCCGTCGGCCGGACCGGGTGTATGGGGGCGCCGACACTTGGGACTCTATGTATACCGGCGGGACTTTCTCCTGCGCTTCGCCGCCATGCCGGCCGCGGAACTGGAGCTCATCGAGGGTTTGGAGCAGTTGCGCGCCCTCTATCACGGTTTCCGTATTCGGGTCGTGGACGTGGCGGAACCCGGCGTGGAGGTAAACACTCCGGACGACCTGGAACGGGCCGAGGCCTACTGGACTAGTGTGGTGTCTTGTTAATTCGCATAATAATATGCGGAGGATTTTTCGTTGTCGGCAAGGCGCGATGACGAGCAGTGGCGGGTACCACGCGAGGAAGACCCCGGGTCAAGGCCCGGGGGGACGTAACGCAGCCGACGGCGAAAAAGACCCATATATTGTGCAGTGATCTCACCTGATTTCTCACCATTTCTCGCATAGCGGACAAGCGCCGCCATGTCAAACCTGATCACGACAGATCTGCAATAACTCCCTATATTACAGTAGGTTATTGTGGATTTCGAATGACTCATGCTCCTGTGCCGTCCGGTCAAGCCGCGCCAGATGATGACACCCCACACTCCACCGTGCGATTCCGGAGGGTTGCGTTTCGATTACGGTCCTGATAGCATTTTCTCCGATTCCGAGATTCCGAGGTCGGAGGAAATCGCCCCATGCCCACGCGCCCACCCGTCAAGCTTACCAAGCGCGCCGTCGATGCGCTCACCGTGGAATCCGGCGACACCGTGGTCTGGGACCGGGACCTGCCGGGCTTCGGCATTCGAGTGTATGCCTCGGGCCGCAAGGTCTGGTGCGTGCAGACCCGGGAGCCGGCCGGGGGGCCGAAGCGCTTCGCGCTCGGCCGCTACGGCAATCTGACACCGGACGACGCCCGCCGCAAGGCGGCGCTCGCCATCGACCGCATCAAGCACGGTTTGGAGCCCGTGCCTCCGCCTG of the Deltaproteobacteria bacterium genome contains:
- the kdsB gene encoding 3-deoxy-manno-octulosonate cytidylyltransferase; the protein is MSVVAIIPARYGSTRFPGKPLARIGTKPMIQHVYESTAAAAVVGRTLVATDDGRILDAVRGFNGEAVMTSGKHVSGTDRLAEVAAGLDAEWIVNVQGDLPFVQPETIRASVDCLLRDPAVPMATACTPITSENEFLDRNVVKVVIDQQGFACYFSRAPIPFHREPSAGPGVWGRRHLGLYVYRRDFLLRFAAMPAAELELIEGLEQLRALYHGFRIRVVDVAEPGVEVNTPDDLERAEAYWTSVVSC